A window from Sinorhizobium mexicanum encodes these proteins:
- a CDS encoding dipeptidase has protein sequence MNIAETTRKFWKENLIWDMLYPLEPPDQSYGCPEKYLDHYIDAGVSFTSIAFAEDGGNIESAVKTIAGHRKLIQARPEAFIHALTVEDVFRAKREGKLAIGMQVHGTSWFGKDVGVLEVFRELGLRTVQIAFNASNFVGGGCSDRADGGLTTYGNKVVREIERLRMLVDLSHTGYHTTLDIFEIATRPLVISHAGIMAVHQHYRNIRDDQLQALAKNGGVVGLSGNSAYIGDEHGSMSEIFRHLDHVVQLIGPDHVGFGFDFVFEPALLDEWARKIEDEWPDSKAAGWKGFRFQRPENVIELVQLMFDHGYPEDAVKKIVSGNFLRVCTEVW, from the coding sequence GTGAATATCGCCGAAACAACCAGGAAATTTTGGAAAGAAAACCTAATTTGGGATATGCTGTATCCCTTGGAGCCCCCGGACCAATCATACGGATGCCCCGAGAAGTACCTCGACCACTATATTGATGCAGGTGTTAGTTTCACGTCGATTGCCTTTGCGGAGGACGGAGGCAACATCGAGTCCGCAGTAAAAACAATTGCAGGTCACAGGAAGCTAATACAAGCTCGACCCGAAGCGTTTATTCACGCGCTGACGGTGGAGGATGTCTTTCGCGCGAAGCGAGAGGGCAAACTAGCCATTGGCATGCAAGTGCACGGCACATCATGGTTCGGAAAGGACGTCGGCGTCTTGGAGGTGTTCCGTGAACTTGGCCTCCGAACCGTGCAAATCGCCTTCAACGCATCAAATTTTGTGGGAGGCGGTTGTTCGGACAGAGCTGACGGTGGGCTCACCACCTATGGCAACAAGGTCGTTCGCGAAATCGAGCGACTGCGCATGTTGGTAGATCTTTCTCATACTGGGTATCACACCACTCTAGATATCTTCGAGATCGCGACCCGGCCACTGGTAATCTCCCATGCTGGCATAATGGCGGTGCATCAGCACTACAGAAACATTAGAGACGATCAACTTCAAGCTCTTGCTAAGAACGGAGGTGTTGTCGGTCTTTCGGGAAATAGCGCTTACATAGGCGACGAGCACGGATCAATGTCGGAGATCTTTCGGCACCTGGATCACGTCGTTCAGCTTATAGGCCCGGATCACGTCGGCTTCGGTTTTGACTTCGTTTTTGAACCGGCTCTCCTTGACGAATGGGCTCGGAAAATTGAGGACGAGTGGCCCGATTCCAAAGCCGCGGGTTGGAAAGGGTTCCGTTTTCAAAGACCAGAGAACGTGATTGAACTAGTGCAGTTGATGTTCGATCATGGATACCCGGAAGACGCTGTAAAAAAGATCGTTTCCGGAAACTTTCTCAGGGTGTGCACTGAGGTCTGGTGA
- a CDS encoding OsmC family protein — MDISMDSRQPLSELGRRFATFRDASANPDECLETMSGTTRQVGGLRSESLFSGLPLTIDEPVSFGGTGKAPNPAEVMLAALGASIEVTMRCYADYFGIVVESIGVELTAELNTQGFFGTSPAVRSGFRSISARVKIVSEEEPHVISKLIEIANRFCPVLDNVRHPTEVTLTLDIARTGD; from the coding sequence ATGGACATCAGTATGGACAGCAGACAACCACTATCGGAGCTCGGACGCCGTTTTGCGACATTCCGAGATGCATCCGCCAATCCGGATGAATGCCTCGAAACAATGTCGGGGACAACGCGCCAAGTGGGAGGGCTGCGATCGGAATCACTGTTCAGCGGACTTCCGTTGACGATTGATGAGCCTGTCAGCTTCGGCGGAACGGGGAAGGCGCCCAATCCAGCCGAGGTGATGTTGGCAGCTCTCGGGGCGAGCATCGAAGTAACTATGAGATGCTACGCCGATTACTTTGGCATTGTGGTGGAGTCGATCGGCGTAGAATTAACGGCCGAATTGAACACACAAGGTTTTTTTGGAACGAGCCCCGCTGTTCGATCCGGGTTCCGATCAATCAGCGCCAGAGTAAAAATCGTGAGTGAGGAGGAGCCTCACGTTATCTCGAAATTGATCGAGATAGCTAACCGGTTTTGTCCAGTGTTAGATAATGTGAGACATCCCACCGAAGTAACGCTGACGCTGGATATTGCGAGAACCGGTGATTGA
- a CDS encoding type I polyketide synthase → MKHSLLETKTFLKVLKSSLEPSYRVFCFPHGGGGVHSFRDWSEYLPEDIELISLDLPGRGKRSAEAAIRRMDVLVSVFTEALHAYNDRPFIFFGHSMGALVAYEIARSLEVADRPSPFHLVVSGHEAADVPVDAPMYKYSDDKLADLVRTLGIVPTEALANEKLLVDFILPPLRADFELAETYDRNLVTPLKAAITAMGGVKDEMLNANDLDEWRRLTTSRFARIMFDGDHFFPHSMAEEVVSSLLREVSEVKAQLPASIHHGEVVPYTNLTLHEQFRRQAALTPDRPAIVSETATVTYRKLDDLSETLSRYLLGHGQGLGSRVGILMDTSSECAVAMFGILKTSAAYVMLDKALPMAALKRTLEKAGIEIVVTNNRFAAKLPPDWPGTALSLDEGWEAQLGRSSPVNPQAVDLDAPAQIVFSSGTTGEPKGVVSLHRSAVSSYQWRYSVLPYAPDERDSANLFLSGEIMRPILAGIPAYLIPDDIIYDPHQLVAYLERNRISRILLTPSLLDVLLSSGLLDVPSRLPDLRLIFLSGEVLMAALLARVRDALPHVRIINYYGASEAHDVTHIDLSEIDPVTMQKVVPVGPPQHNVSVYILGEQRDPVPLGFLGEVFVGGDVLAHGYLDSPEMTRERFFPDPFGADGKMFRTGDLGRMLPGGQLEIVGRCAFMVKIRGYSVVPGSVEAALLRHSDVCSAAVVPELDPTTGQPDKLIGYVVLRNWGEGWKASLRAHMKSEVPHYAVPTDFVALGELPIAENGKLDRSRLRELTEETSPPETLANEAESALRDAWRDLLQSDTPDPSDNFFDCGGHSLLAARLCTQVRERLKVELRAVEVFLNPTFKELAILLRKRRGEQRVHQNETLRKVLTVSAGKVPTKTFARRGGTAMDIAVIGMSGRFPGAETVDALWENLWQGVCSITPLSAQELKAQGIPQEVLKRSDYMRVGAHLADVDLFDPGFWGISMQEATLMDPQHRLFLECCWKALESAGYMPTQQEGRTGVFAGSYLPLYLLHHLRGGGLIDTTDAALSWLTELGNDKDYLATRVSYMLNLNGPSIAVQSACSTGLVAVAMAAQSLSAGYCDMALAGGASIIFPQAGYQHIEGFINSSDGLCRAFDADANGTVLGDGVGVVVLKRLEDALAAGDPIHAVVKGCAINNDGRAKSSFSAPSVQGQTTAVRQALASAALGPEDVEYIETHGTGTKVGDPIEIRALAEAYAGQEEMGKTCALGSIKPNIGHANVAAGVASFIKTVLCLQHGAIPPTININQLNKDLGLEDTPFFVNEQLRPWPRRQGRPRTAGVTSLGTGGTNCHVVLQEWTGENARDWPGSIARGSYALCLSAKTPSALSRACRNMAAFLRRNRHINLGDTAHTLRVARCHFDYRTVVVARNLDMAIKRLEEEADRPADRILSSPSVAFMLPGGGVQHVGMFKDLFDHVPNFREAFLTCAATSRQVLDRDLESLVFGGNDAYAAASFEEINVMIFSVQYAMARLLEACGVRPGYLVGHSMSEYVVATLAGILKPEDAIGLMVVRSRAMANLGIDGAMLAAKCSADEAEHILKKDAWRGQAEAGEISVGVVNSKSSVVFTGKRELLERLQQEFEKAEIPNHTLNTAGIPSHSPLMKPAADIIDAQVRTLQKRVPDLAIALNSGGYLHPAKVPLAETYWSRQAIGMIRFDRSLAATIAAGATALVELGPSRNLGRFAREATSPEDRETRIPAIVPAARDRNDEEFTDRHVLLECLGNLWALGVPVDWKRASDQLEPFGVRRRIPLPTYSFDRHRCWPQGQPAGLMALPQTGERERRTGEVFTYAQSWTEKMILRTIAGDGSTKQLRWLVLADQPSKNAKSAGDALAKSITRQLEDAGHEVVRVCRRTKPSNPSVDVEGSTIFIDPNREGLKALFDAEIASDCPADRILCLWHLSGCADACWDAGTVQTDLLRSYDAILDLARVLSKLTFQTTVDLWIVGDRTVQVGDEPVDSEKASVFGPALVLPQENPMVKCRVVDLNIDDANIGDRLVAEIGRDVPGPDAVIALRGKRRWVPYFPEMILAAQAPEGEVLKPEGVYLITGALGRIGMSLTEHLVTLGATVVGITRRVVPDSLDWNRADLDEHDWMRRLAALDTAMGRVIIRQVDVSDFDGLSSVLDSMVREFGRIDGIFHAAGLGGAKFLSEMEDTTSAGEFASKIAGTRNLYAAIERMQSTRAQTPEFVFLFSSLASILGGPAMTAYAAANRFMDAFARQVQDKLGVRWINSNWDDWDYSHEWQVTASCEKSRAKHLALSADEGIGIIKRILATVDNGQVIVATSPLPPRLKQWVDQVRAITSDEPGGEKTSPSEEARQNEEGVLSGGDLRNVFLDEVKSLLNVTDIGLDDNFFDVGGDSLLAAALQLRLKNSPHWKPPRLDEIFKASTFGDLYQRICHT, encoded by the coding sequence ATGAAACATTCTCTTCTCGAGACCAAAACTTTTCTAAAGGTTTTAAAGAGCTCGCTCGAGCCGTCGTATAGAGTGTTTTGCTTCCCGCACGGGGGTGGCGGCGTCCACTCGTTCCGTGATTGGTCTGAATATCTCCCCGAGGACATCGAGCTGATTTCCCTGGATCTCCCCGGGCGCGGCAAACGGTCAGCTGAGGCCGCCATCCGCAGAATGGACGTACTGGTATCCGTGTTCACTGAGGCGCTCCACGCGTACAACGACAGGCCTTTTATTTTTTTCGGCCACAGCATGGGAGCCCTCGTGGCTTATGAGATCGCTCGCTCCCTGGAGGTCGCCGATAGGCCATCTCCGTTCCATTTGGTCGTGTCCGGTCACGAAGCTGCGGACGTGCCGGTGGATGCGCCTATGTATAAGTACTCAGATGATAAGCTAGCCGATCTGGTCCGGACCCTCGGCATCGTCCCAACGGAGGCGCTAGCAAACGAGAAACTCCTAGTGGACTTCATTTTGCCGCCCCTGCGGGCTGACTTCGAACTTGCGGAGACTTACGACCGAAACCTGGTAACGCCTCTGAAGGCGGCAATCACCGCAATGGGTGGAGTTAAGGACGAAATGCTCAATGCCAATGACCTAGATGAGTGGCGTCGGCTTACGACGTCGCGCTTCGCCCGAATTATGTTTGATGGCGACCACTTTTTCCCCCATTCCATGGCGGAGGAGGTGGTGTCTAGCCTCCTGCGCGAGGTTAGCGAGGTGAAGGCGCAACTTCCAGCTTCCATTCATCACGGCGAAGTCGTCCCATATACTAATCTAACGCTGCATGAACAATTCCGCAGACAGGCGGCTCTCACGCCGGACCGTCCTGCCATCGTGTCAGAGACCGCAACCGTCACATACCGTAAGCTCGACGACCTGAGTGAGACTCTATCTAGGTACCTCCTCGGACATGGTCAGGGCCTGGGCTCGCGCGTGGGTATCCTTATGGATACTTCATCTGAATGCGCCGTCGCCATGTTCGGCATTCTCAAGACAAGTGCGGCCTATGTCATGCTTGACAAAGCTCTGCCTATGGCAGCGCTCAAGCGGACACTCGAGAAGGCAGGCATCGAAATCGTTGTCACCAACAACCGTTTCGCAGCTAAGCTTCCGCCTGACTGGCCTGGTACTGCGCTGTCGCTCGACGAGGGTTGGGAAGCACAACTCGGCAGGTCCAGTCCGGTCAATCCCCAAGCGGTGGATCTCGATGCGCCGGCCCAGATTGTATTTTCGTCTGGCACGACTGGTGAACCAAAAGGGGTCGTCAGCCTTCACCGAAGCGCTGTATCCTCTTACCAGTGGCGCTATAGCGTGCTGCCATATGCACCTGATGAGCGCGACTCGGCCAATCTCTTCTTGTCCGGGGAGATAATGCGCCCGATCCTCGCCGGGATTCCAGCCTATCTGATCCCTGACGACATTATCTATGATCCGCACCAGCTGGTCGCCTACCTGGAACGCAATCGAATTTCGAGAATATTGCTAACTCCTTCCCTGTTGGATGTGCTTCTCAGCAGCGGCTTGCTCGACGTCCCCTCCCGCCTTCCCGATCTCCGATTGATCTTTCTATCAGGCGAGGTATTAATGGCAGCGTTGCTTGCGCGTGTGAGGGATGCGCTGCCGCACGTCAGAATCATCAATTACTACGGTGCATCGGAGGCACACGATGTCACGCATATTGACTTGAGCGAGATCGATCCTGTGACAATGCAGAAGGTCGTGCCGGTCGGTCCGCCTCAGCACAATGTCAGTGTCTATATCCTCGGGGAGCAACGCGATCCCGTCCCACTGGGCTTCTTGGGCGAGGTCTTCGTTGGCGGCGATGTCTTGGCTCATGGATATCTCGACAGCCCAGAGATGACACGGGAAAGGTTCTTTCCCGATCCGTTCGGCGCTGATGGCAAGATGTTCCGCACTGGCGATCTTGGCCGCATGCTGCCCGGCGGGCAGTTGGAGATTGTCGGGCGCTGCGCTTTCATGGTGAAGATCCGAGGATATAGCGTCGTTCCCGGGTCTGTGGAAGCTGCTTTGTTGCGGCACTCTGATGTGTGCTCCGCCGCGGTCGTCCCGGAACTCGATCCGACGACCGGCCAACCTGACAAACTGATTGGCTATGTAGTCTTGCGAAATTGGGGGGAGGGTTGGAAGGCATCTTTGCGTGCCCATATGAAGTCGGAGGTGCCGCACTACGCGGTGCCGACTGACTTCGTCGCTTTGGGGGAATTGCCCATCGCGGAGAACGGGAAACTCGATCGGTCGCGCCTTAGAGAGCTCACGGAAGAGACGTCTCCTCCTGAAACACTTGCCAATGAGGCAGAATCCGCACTTCGCGATGCCTGGCGCGACCTTCTGCAGTCCGACACTCCCGATCCAAGCGACAACTTCTTCGATTGCGGCGGACATTCCCTGCTGGCCGCGCGTCTTTGCACGCAGGTTCGCGAGAGACTTAAGGTTGAACTCCGGGCAGTAGAGGTGTTCCTCAACCCCACCTTCAAAGAGCTTGCGATCCTTCTTCGCAAGCGCCGCGGCGAGCAACGAGTTCACCAAAACGAGACACTCAGAAAGGTGTTGACGGTCTCGGCAGGGAAGGTGCCGACCAAGACATTCGCCCGGCGAGGCGGCACGGCTATGGATATTGCGGTGATCGGTATGTCGGGGCGTTTTCCCGGCGCGGAGACAGTGGACGCGCTCTGGGAGAACCTCTGGCAAGGGGTGTGCTCGATCACCCCGCTCTCTGCGCAAGAGCTGAAGGCCCAAGGCATTCCGCAAGAGGTCCTGAAGCGCTCCGATTATATGCGCGTGGGCGCCCATCTCGCCGATGTTGACCTTTTCGATCCGGGTTTCTGGGGAATATCGATGCAAGAGGCGACGCTAATGGACCCGCAGCATCGTCTTTTCCTGGAATGCTGTTGGAAGGCACTCGAGTCGGCCGGATACATGCCAACCCAACAGGAGGGCCGGACAGGGGTCTTCGCCGGTTCATACCTACCACTCTATCTGCTGCACCATTTAAGGGGGGGCGGTCTCATCGATACCACGGACGCCGCGCTCAGCTGGCTGACTGAACTCGGCAACGACAAGGACTATCTCGCGACACGCGTGTCCTACATGTTGAACCTCAACGGCCCAAGTATTGCGGTGCAATCCGCATGCTCAACGGGCTTGGTGGCGGTCGCCATGGCGGCCCAGTCGCTCTCGGCCGGCTATTGCGATATGGCGCTGGCGGGAGGGGCCAGCATCATCTTTCCCCAAGCGGGTTATCAACATATCGAGGGTTTCATCAATTCCTCTGATGGCTTGTGCCGCGCCTTTGATGCCGATGCGAACGGGACGGTGTTGGGAGATGGGGTAGGGGTCGTTGTCCTCAAGCGCCTCGAAGATGCGCTTGCGGCGGGCGACCCGATCCACGCAGTGGTGAAAGGATGTGCCATTAACAATGATGGCCGCGCCAAATCGTCCTTCTCAGCACCGAGCGTGCAGGGCCAGACTACCGCAGTGCGCCAAGCACTTGCCTCCGCGGCACTCGGGCCTGAAGATGTGGAATATATCGAAACTCATGGGACCGGCACGAAGGTCGGCGACCCGATCGAGATCCGGGCCCTGGCAGAGGCTTATGCCGGACAGGAGGAGATGGGCAAGACCTGTGCGCTCGGGTCGATCAAACCAAATATCGGCCATGCGAACGTCGCAGCCGGAGTCGCGAGCTTTATCAAGACAGTTCTCTGCCTTCAACACGGGGCAATCCCCCCGACTATCAACATCAACCAGCTGAACAAGGACCTCGGTTTGGAGGATACGCCCTTCTTCGTCAACGAGCAGCTTAGACCGTGGCCCCGGCGGCAGGGTCGCCCGCGCACTGCCGGCGTCACCAGCCTCGGTACCGGCGGAACCAATTGCCACGTCGTGCTGCAGGAATGGACCGGCGAGAATGCAAGGGATTGGCCCGGATCGATCGCGCGAGGGTCCTATGCCCTTTGCCTATCTGCAAAGACGCCGTCGGCGTTAAGCCGCGCCTGCCGGAATATGGCCGCGTTTCTGCGGCGCAACAGGCATATCAATCTCGGTGACACCGCTCACACGCTGCGGGTGGCGCGATGCCATTTCGATTATCGGACGGTCGTTGTGGCGCGCAACTTGGATATGGCCATCAAGAGATTAGAAGAAGAGGCCGATCGCCCGGCTGATCGAATTCTTTCCTCGCCTTCGGTCGCGTTCATGCTGCCGGGCGGCGGAGTGCAGCACGTAGGGATGTTCAAGGACCTATTTGATCACGTGCCGAATTTTCGCGAGGCGTTCCTGACTTGTGCCGCCACTAGTCGCCAGGTCCTCGATCGTGATCTGGAATCACTCGTATTCGGGGGAAACGATGCATACGCGGCCGCTTCCTTTGAAGAGATAAACGTCATGATCTTCTCCGTGCAGTATGCCATGGCACGTTTGCTAGAAGCGTGTGGCGTACGTCCCGGCTATCTTGTTGGACACAGCATGAGCGAATACGTCGTGGCCACCCTAGCGGGCATTCTGAAACCGGAAGACGCTATAGGGCTAATGGTCGTTCGAAGTCGCGCGATGGCGAATCTTGGTATCGACGGTGCTATGCTTGCGGCCAAATGCAGCGCGGACGAGGCTGAGCACATTCTCAAAAAGGATGCCTGGCGCGGTCAAGCTGAAGCAGGCGAGATCAGCGTCGGTGTCGTGAACTCAAAGTCAAGCGTTGTGTTCACCGGTAAAAGGGAGCTGCTTGAAAGGCTTCAGCAGGAGTTCGAAAAAGCAGAGATTCCCAACCATACCCTTAACACAGCTGGCATCCCCAGCCATTCTCCGCTGATGAAACCGGCTGCTGATATCATCGACGCACAAGTCCGCACTCTGCAGAAGCGAGTGCCGGATCTGGCCATCGCTCTGAATTCAGGAGGATATTTGCACCCGGCGAAAGTGCCCTTGGCAGAGACCTACTGGAGCAGGCAAGCAATCGGGATGATTCGATTCGATCGCTCTCTCGCAGCCACTATAGCGGCCGGTGCAACTGCGCTCGTTGAGCTTGGACCATCGCGCAATCTGGGACGTTTCGCACGTGAAGCGACCAGCCCAGAGGATCGTGAGACCAGAATTCCAGCGATTGTACCCGCCGCGCGCGACCGGAACGACGAGGAGTTCACCGACCGCCATGTCCTTCTGGAATGCCTTGGGAACCTCTGGGCCTTGGGTGTCCCGGTGGACTGGAAGCGAGCCAGTGATCAATTAGAGCCGTTTGGTGTTCGCCGACGTATTCCGCTTCCGACGTACTCGTTCGACCGTCACCGTTGCTGGCCTCAGGGTCAACCTGCGGGCCTGATGGCTCTGCCGCAGACCGGGGAGCGAGAACGGCGCACAGGAGAAGTATTCACCTATGCGCAGAGTTGGACAGAGAAAATGATTCTCCGCACGATTGCCGGTGACGGAAGTACAAAGCAGCTACGTTGGCTGGTACTCGCCGATCAGCCGTCCAAAAACGCGAAGTCCGCGGGAGACGCACTGGCAAAGAGTATTACGCGGCAGTTGGAGGATGCGGGTCATGAGGTTGTCCGTGTTTGCCGACGAACCAAACCCTCGAACCCATCCGTGGACGTCGAAGGATCTACAATCTTCATTGATCCCAACCGAGAAGGCCTGAAGGCACTGTTCGACGCCGAGATCGCTTCGGATTGTCCCGCTGACCGCATTCTCTGCCTCTGGCACCTGAGCGGCTGCGCGGACGCATGTTGGGATGCGGGTACGGTGCAGACCGATCTTTTGCGGAGTTACGACGCCATACTCGATCTGGCGCGAGTTCTCTCCAAATTAACGTTCCAGACTACGGTCGATCTCTGGATCGTTGGTGACCGGACCGTTCAGGTCGGTGACGAACCTGTAGATTCCGAAAAGGCGAGCGTCTTCGGTCCCGCCCTCGTGCTGCCGCAGGAGAACCCGATGGTCAAGTGCCGGGTTGTTGATCTAAACATCGACGACGCGAACATCGGCGATCGGCTCGTTGCTGAAATCGGGCGGGACGTGCCTGGTCCCGATGCGGTCATCGCGCTCCGCGGGAAACGACGGTGGGTGCCGTACTTTCCCGAGATGATCCTTGCAGCACAAGCTCCCGAAGGCGAGGTACTCAAACCAGAAGGTGTCTATCTAATCACAGGGGCTCTCGGACGGATCGGTATGTCCTTGACTGAACATCTGGTAACTCTTGGGGCGACGGTCGTCGGTATCACCCGCCGTGTGGTGCCTGACTCTTTGGACTGGAATCGCGCGGATCTCGATGAACATGACTGGATGCGTCGGCTGGCCGCGCTTGACACTGCAATGGGTCGGGTGATTATTCGTCAAGTCGACGTATCTGATTTCGATGGTTTGTCGAGCGTGCTCGACAGCATGGTTCGGGAATTCGGGCGGATCGACGGTATCTTTCACGCCGCTGGACTGGGCGGTGCGAAATTTCTCTCTGAGATGGAGGACACGACCTCTGCCGGCGAGTTCGCCTCCAAAATCGCCGGGACGCGCAACCTCTACGCTGCGATCGAGCGAATGCAGTCTACTCGCGCCCAAACACCTGAGTTTGTCTTCCTTTTCTCGTCCCTTGCATCCATCCTCGGCGGACCGGCGATGACCGCTTATGCGGCAGCGAACAGGTTCATGGACGCATTTGCACGCCAGGTGCAGGACAAACTCGGCGTCAGGTGGATCAATTCCAACTGGGATGACTGGGATTACTCTCACGAGTGGCAGGTGACTGCCTCATGCGAGAAATCTCGGGCAAAGCATTTGGCACTCAGTGCCGACGAGGGGATCGGCATCATCAAGCGCATACTGGCAACCGTTGACAACGGCCAGGTGATCGTAGCGACGAGCCCCTTGCCTCCGCGTCTAAAGCAATGGGTCGATCAGGTTCGGGCAATCACGAGCGACGAGCCGGGCGGAGAGAAAACATCTCCGTCTGAAGAAGCTCGACAAAATGAGGAGGGCGTGTTAAGCGGCGGTGATCTCAGGAATGTCTTCCTCGACGAAGTCAAGTCTCTCCTGAACGTCACGGATATAGGACTGGATGACAACTTCTTCGACGTTGGTGGAGACAGTCTTCTCGCCGCCGCACTTCAACTTCGGTTGAAGAATAGCCCCCACTGGAAGCCGCCTCGATTGGATGAGATCTTCAAGGCATCGACGTTCGGCGATCTCTACCAACGGATATGTCACACGTAA